In Nocardioides conyzicola, one genomic interval encodes:
- a CDS encoding glycosyltransferase family 87 protein: MGDRAWVDPTADDPVVAALSEGVGGPIGSRAGRHPWWTPIRVLLALTALCLALGMVQKGNCYQDTWQDGTARYTHMCYSDLPYLYTGRGFAELNWPYSDDQQVRDRFSVMEYPVGIAYWAWGTAWVTHWLNGSPDLGPRYAAPTDEVAGWPKVQREMRIFAIVNALGFAVLALLSTWLLAGVTPRRPWDAAAFALSPALLLTGLVNWDLIAVALVAGALWAWSRDRPLLTGVLIGLGTATKLYPLFLLGGVLVICLRQRRFRAFGLAVVGAVAAWLVANLPALLTGPSEWKVFWSFNSDRGADLGSIWLVVQQAMDKTTDPFTFEPHTINVVSWLFFGLWCLGVAALGLTSPANPRLAQLGFLLVAGFLLINKVYSPQYVLWLLPLAVLARPRWRDLLIWQAGEVLYFAAVWWYLGGFLAPAGGGDAGFYWAATLLRMAAELYLVAMVVRDLWDPRRDPVRSSSVPQSTTTRSNVVAV; this comes from the coding sequence GTGGGCGACCGTGCCTGGGTCGACCCCACCGCGGACGACCCGGTCGTCGCCGCGCTGAGCGAGGGCGTCGGCGGACCGATCGGGAGCAGGGCCGGACGGCACCCCTGGTGGACACCGATCCGGGTGCTGCTGGCGCTCACCGCCCTCTGCCTGGCGCTCGGGATGGTGCAGAAGGGCAACTGCTACCAGGACACCTGGCAGGACGGGACCGCCCGCTACACCCACATGTGCTACTCGGACCTGCCCTACCTCTACACCGGCCGCGGGTTCGCCGAGCTGAACTGGCCCTACAGCGACGACCAGCAGGTGCGCGACCGCTTCTCGGTCATGGAGTACCCCGTCGGGATCGCCTACTGGGCCTGGGGCACCGCCTGGGTCACGCACTGGCTCAACGGGTCGCCCGACCTCGGTCCCCGGTACGCCGCTCCGACGGACGAGGTCGCGGGGTGGCCGAAGGTGCAGCGGGAGATGCGCATCTTCGCCATCGTCAACGCGCTCGGCTTCGCCGTCCTGGCGCTCTTGTCGACCTGGCTGCTGGCGGGCGTCACCCCCCGGCGGCCGTGGGACGCGGCGGCGTTCGCGCTCTCTCCCGCGCTGCTCCTCACCGGCCTCGTCAACTGGGACCTGATCGCGGTCGCCCTCGTGGCGGGAGCCCTGTGGGCATGGTCGCGCGACCGCCCGCTGCTGACCGGCGTCCTGATCGGGCTCGGCACGGCGACCAAGCTCTACCCGCTCTTCCTGCTCGGCGGCGTGCTGGTGATCTGCCTGCGACAACGCCGGTTCCGGGCCTTCGGGCTGGCGGTGGTGGGCGCGGTCGCCGCCTGGCTGGTCGCCAACCTGCCGGCGCTGCTGACCGGCCCGTCCGAGTGGAAGGTGTTCTGGTCGTTCAACTCCGACCGGGGCGCGGACCTCGGGTCGATCTGGCTCGTGGTGCAGCAGGCGATGGACAAGACCACGGACCCGTTCACGTTCGAGCCGCACACGATCAACGTCGTGTCCTGGCTGTTCTTCGGGCTGTGGTGCCTGGGCGTCGCGGCGCTCGGCCTCACGTCACCCGCGAACCCGCGGCTGGCGCAGCTCGGGTTCCTGCTCGTCGCGGGCTTCCTGCTGATCAACAAGGTCTACTCGCCGCAGTACGTGCTGTGGCTGCTGCCGCTCGCCGTCCTCGCCCGGCCGCGCTGGCGCGACCTGCTGATCTGGCAGGCCGGCGAGGTGCTCTACTTCGCGGCCGTGTGGTGGTACCTCGGGGGCTTCCTGGCCCCGGCCGGCGGCGGCGACGCGGGCTTCTACTGGGCCGCGACGCTGCTGCGGATGGCGGCGGAGCTCTACCTGGTCGCGATGGTGGTGCGGGACCTGTGGGACCCGCGGCGCGACCCGGTGCGGTCGTCGTCCGTCCCTCAGTCGACGACGACCCGGTCGAACGTCGTCGCGGTGTAG
- a CDS encoding transglycosylase domain-containing protein has protein sequence MSGKRRAAVPTQKTKKSPKRPRTRKQKIWRFARWVLVAGLVGLLLVTGGFVYLYRSTPIPDPNKDFETQTSFVYYADGKSEVGSYAKQNRESISIKDMPDNLQNAVVAAENRTFWSDKGIDPRGIIRAAFSNAKGNSTQGASTITQQYVKILYLTQERSYQRKMKEAVLSLKLQRTKSKTEILEGYLNTIYFGRGAYGVQAAAEAYFAKDAKDLSLRESAVLATVLNNPSKFDPANGRDAREALKERYDYVLNGMADAGNITADEAEQAERRLPKFPKIQAESRYGGQKGHMLTMVRSELKKLGFKDEQIDGGGLRVTTTFTQKAMNAAREGMLAQRPEGKEFSDKNLHVAVATVEPGTGAVRGFYGGQDYLKSQINWAVTGGQVGSTFKPFAVAAALKAGFSLKDTFDGNSPFYYNEQGTGPKVKNEGAGDGQSYGDHVSLLQGTEESINTVFADLTVSMPDGPDKILTTAEALGIPKWDKKQHDYNNIDNSPGLEPISGVALGSATIAPVNMANAYATIANGGRAAPAHVITKVTDKDGKRLYTFKQSTKRAITEDVAADTSYAMQQVVKSGTGTAALGLNRPAAGKTGTATNSKDQVSSAWFVGYTPQLSTAVMYVRGKGNEGLDGWLPQYFGGSYPARTWTDVMTRDLEGTDPEEFPPAANLDGDAPDDGHAPYTPPPSPTKKPKPSKTPSNTPTNTPTESETPPPSDTPTPTGDPSCGLIGCESPSGPPSSSPPATPPASSAAPGGQGAREGRGRRRVRRG, from the coding sequence GTGAGTGGCAAGCGCCGGGCCGCTGTGCCCACGCAGAAGACCAAGAAGTCGCCGAAGCGACCCCGGACCCGCAAGCAGAAGATCTGGCGGTTCGCGCGCTGGGTGCTGGTCGCCGGCCTGGTCGGCCTGCTCCTGGTCACCGGCGGGTTCGTCTACCTCTACCGCTCGACCCCCATCCCGGACCCCAACAAGGACTTCGAGACGCAGACGTCGTTCGTCTACTACGCCGACGGCAAGAGCGAGGTCGGCAGCTACGCGAAGCAGAACCGCGAGTCCATCTCGATCAAGGACATGCCCGACAACCTGCAGAACGCCGTGGTCGCCGCCGAGAACCGCACCTTCTGGAGCGACAAGGGCATCGACCCGCGCGGCATCATCCGCGCCGCCTTCAGCAACGCCAAGGGCAACTCGACCCAGGGCGCGTCGACGATCACCCAGCAGTACGTCAAGATCCTCTACCTCACCCAGGAGCGCTCCTACCAGCGCAAGATGAAGGAAGCGGTCCTCTCCCTCAAGCTCCAGCGCACCAAGTCGAAGACCGAGATCCTCGAGGGCTACCTCAACACGATCTACTTCGGCCGTGGCGCGTACGGCGTGCAGGCGGCCGCCGAGGCCTACTTCGCCAAGGACGCCAAGGACCTGAGCCTGCGTGAGTCGGCGGTGCTCGCCACCGTCCTCAACAACCCCTCGAAGTTCGACCCCGCCAACGGCAGGGACGCCCGGGAGGCGCTCAAGGAGCGCTACGACTACGTGCTCAACGGGATGGCGGACGCCGGCAACATCACCGCCGACGAGGCGGAGCAGGCCGAGCGCCGGCTGCCGAAGTTCCCGAAGATCCAGGCCGAGAGCAGGTACGGCGGCCAGAAGGGCCACATGCTCACGATGGTCCGCAGCGAGCTGAAGAAGCTCGGCTTCAAGGACGAGCAGATCGACGGCGGCGGCCTCCGGGTCACGACGACCTTCACGCAGAAGGCGATGAACGCCGCGCGCGAGGGGATGCTCGCCCAGCGGCCCGAGGGCAAGGAGTTCTCCGACAAGAACCTCCACGTCGCCGTCGCGACCGTCGAGCCCGGCACCGGCGCGGTGCGCGGCTTCTACGGCGGCCAGGACTACCTGAAGTCCCAGATCAACTGGGCCGTCACCGGTGGGCAGGTCGGCTCGACGTTCAAGCCCTTCGCCGTCGCCGCGGCGCTCAAGGCCGGCTTCTCCCTCAAGGACACCTTCGACGGCAACTCGCCCTTCTACTACAACGAGCAGGGCACCGGCCCGAAGGTGAAGAACGAGGGCGCCGGCGACGGCCAGAGCTACGGCGACCACGTCAGCCTGCTGCAGGGCACCGAGGAGTCGATCAACACCGTCTTCGCCGACCTCACGGTCTCGATGCCCGACGGCCCGGACAAGATCCTTACGACCGCCGAGGCCCTGGGCATCCCGAAGTGGGACAAGAAGCAGCACGACTACAACAACATCGACAACAGCCCCGGCCTCGAGCCGATCTCCGGGGTCGCGCTGGGCTCCGCCACGATCGCGCCGGTCAACATGGCCAACGCCTACGCCACGATCGCCAACGGTGGTCGCGCCGCCCCCGCGCACGTCATCACCAAGGTGACCGACAAGGACGGCAAGCGCCTCTACACGTTCAAGCAGAGCACCAAGCGCGCCATCACCGAGGACGTCGCCGCAGACACGTCGTACGCGATGCAGCAGGTCGTGAAGTCCGGCACCGGTACGGCGGCCCTGGGTCTCAACCGACCCGCCGCGGGCAAGACCGGGACGGCCACGAACTCCAAGGACCAGGTGTCCTCGGCGTGGTTCGTCGGCTACACGCCGCAGCTCTCGACGGCCGTGATGTACGTCCGGGGCAAGGGCAACGAGGGTCTCGACGGCTGGCTGCCGCAGTACTTCGGTGGCTCGTACCCCGCCCGCACCTGGACCGACGTGATGACGCGCGACCTGGAGGGCACCGACCCGGAGGAGTTCCCGCCGGCGGCCAACCTGGACGGCGACGCACCGGACGACGGCCACGCGCCGTACACGCCGCCCCCGTCGCCGACGAAGAAGCCGAAGCCGTCGAAGACGCCGAGCAACACGCCGACCAACACGCCGACGGAGTCCGAGACCCCGCCGCCGAGCGACACCCCGACCCCGACCGGCGACCCGAGCTGTGGCCTGATCGGCTGCGAGTCGCCCAGCGGCCCGCCGAGCTCGAGCCCGCCGGCGACGCCCCCGGCGAGCAGCGCCGCCCCGGGCGGCCAGGGCGCCCGTGAGGGCCGCGGGCGGCGACGGGTGCGGCGGGGCTGA